In Lotus japonicus ecotype B-129 chromosome 5, LjGifu_v1.2, one genomic interval encodes:
- the LOC130720713 gene encoding alpha carbonic anhydrase 1, chloroplastic: MALRIYISTLSIAIFSLCTSAYDYSANFSYTGSNGPEKWGTLSPDFAACSNGKAQSPVDIAYPDIVMNMELESLDRDYLSTNATLVNNKFNIGVHFQGQVVGDININGKNYSLKQLHWHSPAEHRAHGRVHEAELHLVHLTPDNNGIAVVAVLYNLGDPDPIISQMEDKFVALAKENRAGNKDAQIPIGTFDFEEINARTHSRYYRYVGSLTTPPCKEGVIWNILGKVRTLSKKQLELLKAPLSQEYIHNARPLQPLNGRKIEMYDHYNHRQGI, translated from the exons ATGGCTCTCCGGATTTACATCTCAACCCTGTCCATAGCAATTTTCTCTCTATGCACTTCTGCATATGACT ATTCTGCCAATTTTAGTTATACTGGTTCAAATGGACCTGAGAAATGGGGAACCTTAAGTCCAGATTTCGCAGCATGCTCAAATGGGAAAGCTCAGAGTCCTGTTGATATTGCATATCCTGATATTGTTATGAACATGGAGTTGGAATCCTTAGACAGAGACTACCTTTCTACAAACGCCACGCTTGTTAACAACAAGTTCAACATTGGG GTGCATTTTCAAGGACAAGTGGTGGGAGATATTAATATAAatggaaaaaattattctttGAAACAATTGCACTGGCATTCTCCAGCAGAACACCGGGCACATGGTCGTGT ACATGAGGCTGAGCTCCATCTAGTTCACTTGACCCCTGATAACAATGGCATAGCAGTTGTGGCAGTTCTCTACAACTTGGGTGATCCCGATCCTATCATCTCCCAG ATGGAAGACAAGTTTGTTGCGCTAGCCAAAGAAAACCGTGCAGGCAATAAGGATGCCCAAATTCCTATCGGCACTTTTGATTTTGAGGAGATAAATGCAAGGACACACAGCAGGTATTACAGATATGTTGGCTCTCTTACCACTCCTCCATGCAAAGAGGGTGTTATTTGGAACATTCTTGGCAAG GTAAGGACACTCTCAAAGAAACAATTGGAGCTCCTAAAGGCACCATTGAGCCAAGAATACATTCATAACGCAAGGCCTCTTCAGCCACTGAATGGCCGCAAAATTGAGATGTATGACCATTACAACCATAGGCAGGGGATTTGA